In one window of Roseofilum capinflatum BLCC-M114 DNA:
- the thrC gene encoding threonine synthase, which produces MTLATETLNRSSQAACEKLVCKECGTTYELEAKHVCDECFGPLEVAYNYDRLRQQVSRETIEAGPNSIWRYRQFLPLLSDNVIDVGTGMTPLLKANRLARQLGLKNLYIKNDAVNMPTLSFKDRVVSVALSRARELGFSTVSCASTGNLANSTAAIAAHAGLDCCVFIPADLESGKVLGTLIYNPTLMAVKGNYDQVNRLCSEVANTYGWGFVNINLRPYYSEGSKTLGYEVAEQLGWQLPDHVVAPLASGSLYTKIYKGFQEFIKVGLVEDKSVRFSGAQAEGCSPIASAFREGRDFIAPVKPNTIAKSIAIGNPADGVYALDLARKTNGNIESVTDAEVIEGMKLLAETEGIFTETAGGTTIAVLKKLVEAGKIDPDETTVAYITGNGLKTQEAVQGYIGEPLTIDANLDSFERAMERARTLDRLEWQQVLV; this is translated from the coding sequence CCCCTTGGAAGTGGCTTATAACTATGACCGCTTGCGCCAGCAAGTGAGCCGTGAAACCATTGAAGCCGGCCCGAACTCCATTTGGCGTTATCGTCAGTTCCTTCCTCTACTGAGCGATAACGTGATCGATGTGGGAACAGGGATGACTCCTCTTCTGAAAGCAAACCGGTTGGCACGGCAGTTAGGTCTAAAAAATCTTTATATTAAAAATGATGCGGTCAACATGCCCACCCTGAGCTTTAAGGATCGGGTGGTATCGGTTGCCCTATCGAGAGCCAGAGAATTAGGATTTTCCACGGTATCTTGTGCGAGTACCGGTAACTTAGCCAATTCTACCGCCGCGATCGCCGCCCATGCTGGCTTAGACTGTTGCGTATTCATTCCCGCCGACCTCGAATCCGGTAAAGTCTTAGGAACCCTCATCTACAATCCCACCCTCATGGCCGTCAAAGGCAACTACGACCAAGTTAATCGCCTCTGTAGCGAAGTTGCCAACACCTACGGCTGGGGATTCGTCAACATCAACCTGCGTCCCTACTACTCCGAAGGCTCCAAAACCCTAGGCTATGAAGTCGCCGAGCAACTCGGTTGGCAACTGCCCGATCACGTGGTTGCCCCCCTAGCTTCCGGCTCCTTGTATACCAAAATTTACAAAGGCTTCCAAGAATTCATCAAAGTCGGCTTAGTCGAAGATAAATCGGTGCGCTTCAGTGGCGCTCAAGCTGAAGGCTGCTCCCCCATCGCCTCCGCCTTCCGGGAAGGACGGGACTTTATCGCCCCCGTTAAGCCCAACACCATCGCTAAATCCATCGCCATTGGAAATCCCGCCGATGGAGTCTATGCCCTGGATCTCGCCCGCAAAACCAACGGTAATATCGAATCCGTTACCGATGCCGAAGTTATTGAAGGCATGAAACTGCTGGCAGAAACCGAAGGCATCTTCACCGAAACCGCAGGCGGAACCACGATCGCCGTCCTCAAAAAACTGGTGGAAGCCGGTAAAATTGACCCCGATGAAACCACCGTCGCCTACATTACCGGTAACGGATTGAAGACTCAAGAAGCCGTTCAAGGGTATATCGGCGAACCCCTCACCATTGACGCAAACCTGGATAGCTTTGAGCGAGCTATGGAGCGGGCGCGTACCCTCGATCGCCTAGAATGGCAACAAGTCTTGGTCTAA
- a CDS encoding MoaD/ThiS family protein codes for MVKVLIPTPLQKYTSDRATVEVEAATVAELIDALETTCPGIKNRICDESGKVRRFLNIYVKEEDIRFLNNTETPLSDGDEVSIVPAVAGG; via the coding sequence ATGGTTAAAGTTTTAATTCCTACCCCCCTACAAAAATACACCAGCGATCGGGCAACCGTAGAAGTAGAAGCCGCCACCGTTGCCGAACTCATCGACGCTTTAGAAACCACTTGCCCAGGGATTAAAAACCGCATTTGCGATGAGTCTGGAAAAGTGCGGCGCTTCTTAAATATTTATGTGAAAGAAGAAGATATTCGCTTCTTAAACAATACCGAAACCCCACTCAGCGATGGGGATGAAGTGAGTATTGTCCCCGCAGTCGCTGGCGGTTAG
- a CDS encoding DNA double-strand break repair nuclease NurA — MPLDPSLIWSLLQVKRSEFKGLEYQVSEKLRPYRQALLHRSREIAQRLNTLELRDENDSMYAEPLEESDRGWIVKSNLVWHNREQSLQWVRDRLTGIPTFAVDGSQIYPTKDFSLPIALIQIGWFENFHRGDGDYEKDIAVDLITPNQFAALGKGESLDRLVNRRRLELEVRRIIDYMQTHSHQSSRLVFYDGSLIASFAETFDRPTYQSYLKTLRQLLSASQQHQIPLVAYIDTSAAEDTTQMLQRVLGLPPISGVGDPQLLNPLMEWGDRTLLCRCHRPGILSDYQEQANQITFTYLKTHAGYPVRLELPLWIVEAGLLDQVINWVRAETIIGRGYPYAIETADQVTVLRTEDRKLFYRLLQDWAEQEEIPFRLSRKMVSKAHRR, encoded by the coding sequence ATGCCTCTCGATCCATCCTTAATTTGGTCTTTGCTGCAAGTCAAACGCTCGGAATTTAAGGGATTAGAGTACCAAGTTTCCGAGAAACTTCGCCCCTATCGCCAAGCACTGTTACATCGTTCTAGGGAAATAGCACAGCGATTAAACACCCTTGAATTAAGAGATGAGAACGACTCAATGTATGCGGAACCACTTGAAGAAAGCGATCGCGGTTGGATCGTGAAATCGAATCTGGTTTGGCACAATCGAGAACAGAGTTTACAATGGGTGCGCGATCGCCTCACCGGAATTCCCACATTTGCCGTTGATGGCTCCCAAATCTACCCCACCAAAGACTTTTCCCTTCCCATTGCCCTCATTCAAATTGGCTGGTTTGAAAACTTCCATCGCGGGGATGGAGACTATGAAAAAGATATTGCCGTAGATTTAATTACCCCCAATCAATTTGCAGCTTTGGGAAAAGGGGAATCCCTCGATCGCCTCGTCAACCGTCGCCGTTTAGAACTCGAAGTGCGACGCATCATCGATTACATGCAAACCCACAGCCATCAATCCTCCCGCCTCGTCTTTTATGATGGTTCCCTAATTGCCAGTTTTGCCGAAACCTTCGATCGCCCCACCTATCAGTCTTATCTCAAAACATTGCGTCAACTCTTGAGCGCCAGTCAACAGCATCAAATTCCCCTCGTTGCCTATATTGATACCAGTGCTGCCGAAGATACAACGCAAATGTTGCAACGGGTGTTAGGCTTACCCCCCATTTCCGGAGTCGGCGATCCGCAACTGCTCAACCCGCTCATGGAATGGGGCGATCGGACTCTTCTATGTCGCTGCCATCGTCCCGGTATCCTCAGCGACTACCAGGAACAAGCCAATCAAATCACATTTACTTACCTCAAAACCCATGCCGGATACCCCGTGCGCCTCGAATTACCCCTGTGGATTGTTGAAGCCGGATTACTCGATCAAGTCATTAACTGGGTACGCGCAGAAACCATCATTGGACGCGGCTATCCCTATGCGATCGAAACCGCCGATCAAGTCACCGTCCTCCGCACAGAAGACCGTAAACTATTCTACCGCCTACTCCAAGATTGGGCAGAACAAGAAGAAATCCCCTTTCGACTCTCCCGGAAAATGGTCAGCAAAGCCCATCGGCGTTAG
- a CDS encoding Calx-beta domain-containing protein encodes MAVINGMPGNNFIVGTPASDQIFLLAGNDTVFSQQGGDLIFGNFGNDLLSGNENNDSIFGEQGNDILIGNQDEDLMNGNQGNDTLYGGQGNDILYGGQDSDLVFGDRGNDVLHGDLGADGLVGGDGQDIFVMGRRNVFGQPPTTGGPLITDADIADDFEDGQDLLGLEPGLAFEHLLITAGTGPYTGTTVIQDLVTSNYLMILPGVNPNQITEADFTTNLNPIPAPTPPPTPTPTPTPTPTPIPPPVPSTVTLELTDGVAAENDPASGTPKPATFTITRTGGSTEAALTVNYTIGGTGVNGTDYQSLSGSVTIPAGQTQVVITVNPIDDLLFDGAKTVDLALEASGFYVVGTPNAGQATIYDNETIYVDDNYTDGDTVAGGEAIVGLNAFRTINNGIQLAGGENANPGIVLVGDGNYPEHVVINRPIRLRGPNLGVAGNATRNPEANITGSPTGSISFDGVGPGTGAVEIDGFHVDPPDGIIGINTLNAGNNTTITNTIIENVTNEQAIFNPVQTNPALNNTENLTISNNLIRNVTGGSNVVNPNGIFLLGVTDLTITNNEIQDITGVGSRGMNVSGIVGGTLSNNRITNTTEDGIQVANNVGGFTSQNLTVSGNQITNANTSGNPNNGGIRLRDGGFTGTMEVSGNTIDQTRTGLAIRENADVSNVTYSGNTFNNGIAVGGGLNSGTALPNGVYAIVHDGSGNLNAVGNFKNTTLPPSPGTPLVAGDVFAAPGTSIAV; translated from the coding sequence ATGGCAGTCATCAACGGTATGCCCGGCAATAACTTCATTGTCGGAACCCCAGCAAGCGACCAAATCTTTCTACTCGCTGGCAATGATACAGTATTTTCCCAGCAAGGCGGTGACCTGATCTTCGGGAATTTCGGCAATGACCTGTTATCCGGAAATGAGAACAACGACAGCATTTTCGGAGAACAAGGAAACGATATCCTGATTGGCAACCAAGATGAAGACTTAATGAATGGCAATCAGGGGAACGACACCCTCTATGGCGGTCAGGGGAATGATATTCTCTATGGCGGTCAAGATAGTGACCTAGTATTCGGCGACAGAGGCAATGATGTCCTCCATGGAGACTTAGGTGCAGATGGCCTCGTCGGTGGTGACGGCCAAGATATTTTTGTCATGGGTCGGCGTAACGTCTTTGGACAACCCCCCACCACAGGCGGCCCCTTAATCACCGATGCCGATATTGCCGACGATTTTGAAGATGGCCAAGATTTACTCGGTTTAGAACCCGGTTTAGCCTTTGAACACCTCTTGATTACCGCAGGAACCGGGCCATATACCGGCACAACCGTAATTCAAGACCTGGTAACCAGTAACTACTTAATGATCCTACCTGGGGTCAATCCCAACCAGATTACAGAAGCCGACTTTACCACCAACTTAAATCCCATTCCTGCACCCACCCCACCCCCAACACCCACACCGACCCCAACACCAACACCGACTCCAATTCCTCCCCCCGTTCCTTCAACCGTCACCTTGGAATTAACCGATGGAGTCGCCGCAGAAAATGACCCAGCAAGCGGCACACCTAAACCTGCCACATTCACAATCACCCGAACTGGAGGCAGTACAGAAGCTGCATTGACGGTGAACTACACCATTGGTGGTACAGGGGTCAATGGCACAGATTATCAATCTCTAAGCGGTAGTGTCACTATTCCGGCTGGTCAAACCCAAGTGGTGATTACGGTGAATCCGATTGATGATTTGTTATTTGATGGGGCGAAAACGGTTGATTTAGCTCTAGAGGCTAGTGGGTTTTATGTGGTGGGTACACCCAATGCTGGGCAAGCAACAATCTATGATAATGAAACCATTTATGTAGATGATAACTATACGGATGGGGATACAGTAGCTGGAGGTGAAGCCATAGTCGGTCTCAATGCGTTTAGGACGATTAATAATGGGATTCAATTGGCTGGTGGAGAGAATGCTAATCCTGGCATTGTACTGGTAGGAGATGGAAACTATCCGGAGCATGTAGTGATTAATCGTCCTATCCGTTTGCGAGGCCCCAATTTAGGAGTAGCTGGAAATGCAACTCGTAATCCAGAAGCTAATATTACCGGTTCTCCCACCGGTTCTATTTCTTTTGATGGTGTAGGGCCAGGCACAGGTGCTGTAGAAATTGATGGTTTCCACGTTGATCCGCCAGATGGCATTATTGGCATTAATACCTTAAATGCTGGGAATAATACGACCATTACCAACACTATTATTGAAAACGTGACGAATGAACAAGCGATTTTTAATCCCGTGCAAACGAATCCAGCGTTAAACAATACGGAAAACTTAACGATATCGAATAACTTGATTCGTAATGTGACAGGGGGGAGTAATGTAGTCAATCCCAATGGAATTTTCTTGTTAGGAGTTACAGATTTAACGATTACGAATAATGAGATTCAGGATATCACGGGTGTAGGGAGTCGAGGTATGAATGTCAGTGGTATTGTGGGAGGAACTCTTTCTAATAATAGGATTACCAATACGACGGAAGATGGGATTCAGGTTGCCAATAATGTAGGAGGGTTTACCTCGCAAAATCTCACTGTTTCTGGAAACCAGATTACTAATGCCAATACTTCAGGAAATCCGAATAATGGGGGGATTCGGTTGCGTGATGGTGGATTTACGGGAACAATGGAAGTTTCTGGTAATACAATCGACCAAACGCGAACGGGTCTAGCCATTCGAGAAAACGCAGATGTTAGTAATGTAACTTACAGTGGAAATACTTTTAACAACGGAATTGCTGTAGGTGGGGGTTTAAACTCAGGTACAGCCCTACCCAATGGAGTCTATGCTATTGTTCATGATGGCTCAGGTAATTTAAATGCTGTGGGTAATTTCAAAAATACGACCCTACCGCCATCACCAGGAACGCCACTGGTGGCAGGTGATGTATTTGCTGCTCCGGGTACTTCGATAGCGGTGTGA
- a CDS encoding M67 family metallopeptidase, with translation MQVKSEHLETIASHAQECYPQECCGVLLGKVEGDEVILLEVVRTENGWNEEMAERLEEMGMGGKTKMERYAIAPQTLLKLQKDARSHHLQIIGFYHSHPDHPAIPSECDRLLAWPDYHYIIVSVIQGRATDLKDWVLDPNHQFQPSPLENILNTDPHQGKTELQ, from the coding sequence ATGCAGGTGAAATCGGAACATCTAGAGACCATTGCTTCTCATGCACAGGAGTGTTATCCGCAGGAGTGCTGTGGAGTCCTCTTGGGTAAGGTTGAGGGGGATGAGGTTATTTTGCTGGAGGTGGTGCGGACGGAGAATGGTTGGAATGAGGAGATGGCAGAGCGGTTAGAGGAGATGGGGATGGGGGGGAAGACGAAGATGGAGCGGTATGCGATCGCCCCCCAAACTCTGCTAAAGTTACAAAAAGATGCTCGTTCTCATCATCTCCAGATCATCGGATTCTATCATTCCCATCCCGATCATCCGGCTATCCCGTCTGAGTGCGATCGCCTCCTAGCTTGGCCGGATTACCACTATATCATCGTCTCCGTCATCCAAGGACGGGCCACAGACCTCAAAGACTGGGTTTTAGACCCAAATCATCAATTCCAACCCTCGCCACTCGAAAATATTCTTAACACAGATCCACACCAGGGAAAGACAGAGTTACAATAA
- the moeB gene encoding molybdopterin-synthase adenylyltransferase MoeB, translating into MLNPNLDDIQLTQEEYERYSRHLILPEIGLDGQKRLKAASVLCIGTGGLGSPLLLYLAAAGVGRIGIVDFDIVDHSNLQRQVIHGTSWVGKPKIESAKNRIHEINPYCQVDLYETRLSSENALEIVEPYDLVVDGTDNFPTRYLVNDACVLLNKPNVYGSIFRFEGQATVFNYEGGPNYRDLYPEPPPPGMVPSCAEGGVLGILPGIIGVIQATEAVKVILGSQTTLSGRLLLYNALDMKFRELKLRPNPERPVIEKLIDYEQFCGIPQAKELEAQQQSAVPEMTVTELKALLDRGDEDILLIDVRNPHEYEIAQIPGAVLIPLPDIEQGKGVDRVKELLNGHKLIAHCKMGMRSAKALGILKQAGIEGINVKGGILAWSDEVDPAVPKY; encoded by the coding sequence ATGCTCAATCCTAATCTGGACGATATTCAACTCACCCAAGAAGAGTACGAACGCTACTCTCGCCATCTAATTTTGCCAGAAATTGGACTGGACGGGCAAAAACGCCTCAAAGCCGCCAGTGTTCTCTGTATCGGTACAGGGGGACTCGGCTCACCCCTACTGCTCTACCTCGCAGCAGCCGGTGTCGGACGCATTGGTATCGTTGATTTTGATATCGTCGATCATTCCAACCTGCAACGCCAAGTCATTCACGGCACATCCTGGGTGGGTAAACCCAAAATTGAATCAGCGAAAAATCGGATTCACGAAATTAACCCCTATTGCCAAGTCGATCTTTACGAAACGCGCCTGAGTTCAGAAAACGCCCTAGAAATCGTCGAACCCTACGATCTGGTCGTGGATGGAACCGATAACTTCCCCACCCGCTATCTGGTCAATGATGCCTGTGTATTACTCAATAAACCCAACGTTTACGGGTCAATTTTCCGCTTTGAAGGACAAGCCACCGTTTTCAACTACGAAGGGGGGCCCAACTATCGCGACCTCTATCCGGAACCCCCACCGCCGGGAATGGTTCCCTCCTGTGCAGAAGGGGGAGTTCTGGGGATTTTACCGGGAATTATTGGGGTGATTCAAGCCACGGAAGCGGTAAAAGTTATCCTCGGTTCTCAAACTACATTAAGCGGTCGTTTGCTGCTCTATAATGCCCTGGATATGAAATTCCGGGAACTGAAATTAAGACCAAATCCAGAGCGCCCGGTCATTGAAAAACTGATTGATTACGAGCAGTTTTGTGGAATTCCCCAAGCGAAGGAACTCGAAGCCCAACAGCAATCAGCCGTTCCAGAAATGACGGTTACTGAATTGAAAGCCTTACTCGATCGCGGTGATGAAGATATTCTGTTAATTGATGTTCGTAATCCCCATGAGTACGAGATTGCCCAAATTCCCGGTGCAGTGCTAATTCCCTTACCCGATATCGAACAAGGCAAAGGGGTCGATAGGGTGAAGGAATTACTCAACGGTCATAAATTGATTGCTCATTGTAAAATGGGAATGCGATCGGCTAAAGCGCTGGGAATTCTCAAACAAGCTGGCATTGAAGGGATTAACGTGAAAGGTGGAATTTTAGCTTGGAGTGATGAAGTCGATCCGGCTGTACCGAAATATTAA